Proteins from a single region of Bombus pascuorum chromosome 5, iyBomPasc1.1, whole genome shotgun sequence:
- the LOC132906734 gene encoding glutaryl-CoA dehydrogenase, mitochondrial, translated as MADFTRSFLFLSRCCRFSCATPSRQFSVSFAVKGKPTFNWQDPFDLESQLTQDEILVRDQFRSYCRERLLPRVLEANRKEIFHKEIIREMGELGALGCTMKGYGAAGVSSVAYGLLTKEVEAVDSGYRSALSVQSSLVAGAIYEHGNEEQKQRFLPKLVSGEFIGCFGLTEPNHGSDPGSMETKATYDSDRKVYKLNGSKTWITNSPIADILIIWAKCEDGVIRGFIVERKDNEKGRLSTPKIEGKFSLRASVTGMILMDNVEVPAENLLPNAQGLKGPFVCLNNARYGIGWGALGAAETCLNTARSYTLERKQFNRPLAANQLVQKKLADMMCDIAFSLQACLRVGRLKDEGKATPEMISMIKKNSAMKSLEIARVAREMLGGNGISDEYHVIRHVINLESVITYEGTDDIHTLILGKAITGMQAFSA; from the exons ATGGCAGACTTCACGCGAagctttttatttctatcgagaTGCTGTCGATTTTCTTGTGCAACTCCTTCGAGAC AGTTTTCAGTGTCGTTTGCAGTCAAAGGAAAGC CCACTTTCAATTGGCAAGATCCATTCGATCTGGAATCTCAGCTCACGCAGGATGAGATTCTGGTGAGAGACCAGTTTCGATCTTATTGCCGTGAAAGACTTTTGCCTCGTGTACTCGAGGCGAACCGCAAGGAAATCTTTCACAAAGAGATCATAAGGGAAATGGGTGAATTGGGTGCACTGGGTTGTACTATGAAAGGGTACGGCGCTGCTGGCGTTTCCTCCGTAGCCTATGGTCTCTTAACGAAGGAAGTCGAGGCTGTGGATAGCGGATATAGATCTGCTCTGTCGGTACAATCGTCTTTGGTTGCTGGCGCTATTTATGAACATGGGAATGAGGAGCAGAAGCAACGGTTTTTGCCAAAATTGG TGTCTGGTGAATTCATCGGTTGTTTCGGCCTAACCGAGCCCAATCATGGAAGCGATCCAGGCTCCATGGAGACCAAGGCAACGTACGATTCCGATAGGAAGGTCTATAAACTCAATGGAAGTAAAACATG gATCACAAACTCTCCGATCGCCGATATACTAATCATCTGGGCCAAATGCGAAGATGGTGTCATTAGGGGGTTCATCGTCGAGAGGAAGGACAACGAGAAGGGTCGACTGTCTACTCCAAAAATCGAAGGCAAATTCTCGTTAAGAGCCTCCGTCACTGGTATGATCCTGATGGACAACGTGGAGGTGCCTGCAGAGAATCTACTTCCAAATGCCCAGGGTCTCAAA GGACCGTTCGTTTGTCTGAACAACGCTCGATACGGAATCGGATGGGGAGCTTTGGGTGCTGCTGAAACCTGCTTGAACACCGCCAGATCGTATACTCTGGAAAGGAAGCAATTTAACAGGCCGCTAGCTGCTAACCAATTAGTGCAAAAAAAACTGGCCGACATGATGTGTGACATCGCGTTCAGTCTTCAGGCTTGCCTGAGGGTGGGCAGGTTGAAGGACGAGGGCAA AGCGACACCGGAAATGATCTCTATGATAAAGAAGAATTCTGCTATGAAATCCCTGGAAATCGCGAGAGTTGCCAGAGAGATGTTAGGTGGCAATGGAATATCGGATGAGTATCATGTTATCAGacatgtaataaatttagaaagcGTTATTACCTACGAAG GTACGGACGATATCCATACTTTGATACTTGGAAAAGCTATTACTGGTATGCAAGCCTTCTCTGCGTAA